The Salegentibacter mishustinae genome includes a window with the following:
- the mobB gene encoding MobB family relaxase — MYITITPQKLGGNYSQSSAGFVSYLEKENEGIEEGVKEHFFNQYEDAITPEKVVKEIDNNTSKLKKKEPKFYSITVSPSKYELKRLQSSSKDLKKYTRELMKDYVACFNREIDGRPINVNDIKYYAKIEHSRSFKGTDRQVRENQPYATKILQLKSEIRKIETELMQGSIQKREKEIEKLETRAPHRQDGKRIVQGMPKAGNQSHIHIIVSRKDASNSVSLSPGSKYKASEVNFNGKTVKRGFDRDRFFEKAEKTFDKTFGYQRNFVETYTARKEFIKNPNHYFTALMGLPANEKALAFKLIRESGIPMMPSIPTSQAQVALKIFNRLKKGVELAVKSSSIGI; from the coding sequence ATGTATATCACGATCACTCCCCAAAAATTAGGTGGGAATTACTCCCAAAGTTCGGCCGGTTTTGTTAGCTACCTGGAAAAAGAAAATGAAGGGATAGAAGAAGGGGTAAAGGAACATTTCTTTAATCAATATGAGGATGCCATTACCCCTGAGAAAGTCGTCAAAGAAATTGATAATAATACCTCCAAGCTCAAAAAGAAAGAACCCAAGTTCTATTCCATTACCGTTAGCCCTTCCAAATATGAATTAAAACGCCTACAAAGCAGTAGTAAGGATCTAAAAAAGTACACCCGGGAATTGATGAAGGATTATGTGGCCTGCTTTAACCGTGAAATAGACGGAAGGCCAATTAATGTCAATGATATTAAATATTACGCTAAAATTGAACATAGCCGGAGTTTTAAAGGTACAGATCGCCAGGTTCGCGAAAACCAACCTTATGCCACTAAAATCCTTCAACTCAAAAGTGAAATCCGAAAAATAGAAACCGAGCTGATGCAGGGAAGTATTCAAAAACGGGAAAAGGAAATTGAGAAACTGGAAACCAGGGCACCACACCGGCAAGATGGTAAGCGAATTGTACAGGGGATGCCCAAAGCAGGAAACCAAAGCCATATTCATATTATCGTAAGTAGAAAAGATGCTTCCAATTCGGTTAGCTTATCCCCGGGAAGTAAATACAAAGCTTCGGAAGTTAATTTTAATGGTAAGACCGTTAAACGCGGATTTGACCGGGACCGCTTTTTTGAAAAAGCAGAAAAGACCTTTGATAAAACCTTCGGCTATCAGCGCAATTTTGTGGAAACCTATACGGCTCGAAAGGAATTTATTAAAAACCCGAACCACTATTTTACCGCGCTAATGGGATTACCGGCTAACGAAAAAGCACTTGCTTTTAAACTTATCCGGGAATCAGGGATCCCGATGATGCCCAGCATTCCAACTTCCCAGGCACAAGTTGCCCTCAAAATTTTTAACAGGCTTAAGAAAGGGGTGGAGCTAGCCGTTAAATCAAGTTCAATCGGTATTTAA
- a CDS encoding BfmA/BtgA family mobilization protein — MDSFIGIRFKKETAKRFQEFSRTHFKSHTEALETMLEFFFYNEISPHEKLGPTGRTIEASFKKRINAVIAIMRDMEKTQTKPTAAMIASLFQTEAPPKKPLILEKKILREKKDGIPKQEQDGRGEKNFSDNNL, encoded by the coding sequence ATGGACTCATTTATTGGCATCAGGTTTAAAAAAGAAACAGCAAAACGTTTCCAGGAATTTTCAAGAACACACTTCAAATCACACACCGAAGCCCTGGAAACAATGCTGGAGTTTTTTTTCTATAATGAAATTTCCCCCCACGAAAAATTAGGGCCAACCGGCAGGACTATCGAAGCTTCTTTTAAGAAACGTATCAATGCGGTTATTGCCATTATGCGTGATATGGAAAAAACCCAAACCAAACCTACCGCGGCGATGATCGCCTCACTTTTCCAAACCGAAGCACCTCCAAAGAAACCCCTCATCCTGGAAAAGAAAATCCTCCGGGAGAAAAAAGATGGTATTCCCAAACAGGAACAAGATGGTAGGGGTGAAAAGAATTTTTCTGATAATAACCTTTAA
- a CDS encoding JAB domain-containing protein gives MKTKVSEIKIAYRSRVKLSEAPKIKSSATAADVLYSNWDKDEIEVSESFKLLLLNNNNRVKGIFEVSRGGITYTLVDLRLIFGVILKSLSTAVILCHNHPSGTLLPSNPDKDLTRKIKNAAGLFDIKVLDHLILTPGGDYYSFADNGML, from the coding sequence ATGAAAACCAAAGTTAGTGAAATAAAAATAGCCTATCGCAGCAGGGTAAAACTTAGTGAAGCACCAAAAATAAAATCTTCCGCTACCGCTGCCGATGTCCTTTATTCCAATTGGGATAAAGATGAAATAGAAGTGAGCGAGAGTTTTAAACTCCTTCTGCTCAACAACAATAACCGTGTAAAAGGGATTTTTGAAGTGTCCAGAGGCGGGATTACCTATACCCTTGTGGATCTGCGCCTTATTTTCGGAGTTATCCTAAAGAGCCTTAGTACAGCGGTTATCCTTTGCCATAATCACCCCTCGGGAACGCTACTACCAAGTAACCCCGACAAAGACCTTACCCGTAAAATTAAAAATGCCGCTGGGTTATTTGATATCAAAGTGTTGGATCATTTGATTTTAACGCCCGGTGGAGATTACTATAGTTTTGCCGATAATGGCATGCTTTAA
- a CDS encoding single-stranded DNA-binding protein: MSTLRNKVQLIGNVGQTPEIRNLESGKKVASFSIATNEFYKNSKGEKVQDTQWHNVVTWGKQAELIEKYVDKGKEVAIRGKLTSRSYETQSGEKRYVTEILVNEILFLGNKENADQ, encoded by the coding sequence ATGAGTACGCTTAGAAACAAAGTTCAGTTAATCGGAAATGTGGGACAAACCCCGGAAATCAGAAATCTTGAAAGTGGTAAAAAAGTAGCCAGCTTTTCAATTGCAACCAATGAATTCTATAAAAATTCAAAAGGAGAAAAAGTACAGGATACGCAATGGCACAATGTTGTGACATGGGGAAAACAGGCGGAGCTTATCGAGAAATATGTTGATAAAGGTAAAGAAGTGGCCATCCGTGGCAAACTAACTTCCAGGTCCTATGAAACCCAAAGCGGGGAGAAACGATATGTTACCGAAATTTTGGTGAATGAAATCCTATTCCTTGGAAACAAGGAAAACGCAGACCAGTAA
- a CDS encoding DUF1440 domain-containing protein — MKISNILFAFAGSMGSGYLATKVMEKVSMKLFELGPQKDQEKEEEVRPGPPFKIAAKKTLKNLGFELNEDQEKMMGQVFHFGLGMGWAGLYPILKYTNSFSTTSNGLITGASLSLIVDEGITPALGFSAPNKKYPTSTHIRGFLAHLVYGVAVAVIYEGISGIVSKIDERR, encoded by the coding sequence ATGAAAATATCTAATATTTTATTTGCATTCGCAGGCAGTATGGGAAGTGGGTATTTAGCCACTAAAGTGATGGAGAAAGTGTCCATGAAGCTGTTTGAGTTAGGACCTCAAAAAGATCAAGAGAAAGAAGAAGAGGTAAGGCCAGGTCCTCCCTTTAAAATCGCGGCAAAAAAAACTCTTAAAAATTTGGGATTTGAATTAAATGAGGATCAGGAAAAAATGATGGGACAGGTTTTCCATTTTGGTCTGGGTATGGGATGGGCAGGTCTATATCCTATTTTAAAATACACCAATTCCTTCTCGACTACTTCTAATGGCTTGATTACGGGTGCTTCCCTTTCTCTAATTGTAGATGAAGGGATTACCCCTGCACTAGGTTTTAGTGCTCCAAACAAAAAATATCCTACATCTACCCATATACGCGGTTTTCTTGCACATTTGGTTTATGGTGTGGCAGTGGCGGTGATTTATGAGGGGATTTCCGGTATAGTGAGTAAAATTGATGAAAGGAGATAA
- a CDS encoding ArsR/SmtB family transcription factor, whose product MSLEITCTRNEADHKQILRCKNTIDKSSSSFQTMSKILTLAGNEVRLKILFLLDMENELCPCDIADILEMSVPAVSQHIRKIKDAGIISSRREGQTLFYSLNDGGEKILSYIFQGIKQSKIAV is encoded by the coding sequence ATGAGTTTAGAAATAACCTGTACCAGAAATGAAGCTGATCATAAGCAAATATTACGCTGTAAGAACACTATTGACAAATCTTCTTCCAGCTTTCAAACAATGAGTAAAATTTTAACGCTTGCGGGAAATGAGGTACGTTTAAAAATCCTTTTCCTGTTAGATATGGAAAATGAACTTTGTCCTTGTGATATCGCTGATATTTTGGAAATGAGCGTGCCGGCAGTTTCCCAGCATATCCGGAAAATCAAAGATGCCGGTATCATTTCGTCACGACGGGAAGGTCAAACCCTATTTTATTCTTTAAACGATGGAGGGGAAAAAATCCTTTCTTATATATTTCAAGGAATAAAACAATCTAAAATAGCCGTTTAA
- the merTP gene encoding mercuric transport protein MerTP — MKTNSKSPKKNESSGLLGAGLLTAAAASLCCITPILALISGSAGIASSFSWMEPFRPYLIGITILVLAFAWYQKLKPKTQEEIDCACDEDEKPSFFKSKAFLGIVTIFSVLMLAFPYYSEIFYPDNKKDIVVVSQSDIQTIKFDVEGMTCAGCEESVKHAVNQLDGILDVIPSYENKNTEVKFDNTKTSKEDIEKAINSTGYKVVHK; from the coding sequence ATGAAAACGAATTCTAAATCACCTAAAAAAAATGAATCCAGCGGACTTTTAGGAGCTGGATTGCTTACAGCGGCGGCGGCCTCACTTTGCTGTATCACACCGATATTGGCCTTGATTTCAGGCAGCGCCGGCATCGCCTCCTCTTTTTCCTGGATGGAACCCTTCAGACCATATCTTATTGGTATTACCATCTTAGTACTGGCTTTTGCCTGGTATCAAAAATTAAAACCAAAAACCCAGGAGGAGATAGACTGTGCCTGTGATGAAGACGAAAAGCCTTCTTTCTTTAAATCCAAAGCTTTTCTGGGTATAGTTACTATTTTCTCCGTGTTAATGTTGGCTTTTCCTTACTATTCTGAAATCTTTTATCCTGATAATAAAAAAGATATTGTAGTGGTGAGCCAGTCAGATATTCAAACTATAAAGTTTGATGTTGAGGGAATGACTTGTGCTGGTTGTGAAGAAAGCGTAAAACACGCAGTAAATCAATTGGATGGGATTTTAGATGTAATCCCTTCTTATGAAAATAAAAACACCGAGGTTAAATTTGATAATACAAAAACTTCTAAAGAAGATATTGAAAAAGCGATTAATTCTACCGGATATAAAGTGGTACATAAGTAA
- a CDS encoding heavy-metal-associated domain-containing protein, whose product MKNLLVITVLVLSLTSFQVKAQQCCPTSKSQTIMEASINQQTTNTVKFKIDGITCAGCSNAIYNALKEVEGVVEHSVEYPGDIAIIKFENSKTNIETLKKIIEKKGYKVEKVIETTQNES is encoded by the coding sequence ATGAAAAATCTATTAGTAATAACAGTTCTAGTTTTATCATTAACCTCATTCCAGGTTAAAGCGCAACAATGTTGCCCTACATCAAAAAGCCAAACAATAATGGAAGCAAGTATCAACCAGCAAACAACAAACACAGTTAAGTTTAAAATTGACGGAATTACCTGCGCGGGTTGTTCTAATGCTATTTACAATGCGCTTAAAGAAGTAGAAGGTGTTGTGGAACATTCGGTTGAATATCCCGGGGATATTGCCATTATTAAATTCGAAAACTCTAAAACAAATATCGAGACCTTAAAAAAGATTATAGAAAAGAAAGGCTATAAAGTTGAAAAGGTAATAGAGACTACCCAAAACGAGTCATAA
- the merA gene encoding mercury(II) reductase: MQKEITLPIQGMTCTGCATGIEKKVKQLEGVIALDVSYPKGEGKFIFDSSTTSQQDIIDNIEMSGQYKASNGQQVSDKNNFDLIIVGGGSAAFSAAIKAESLGLKTLMVNAGLNFGGTCVNVGCVPSKNLIRAAETAYHATHSNFQGIRPKGVDIDFSQVIKDKKDLVAALQQQKYMDVVKDFKNLAMLTGWAEFVDKGTIIVDGKDTYTATNILIATGATTYIPNIEGLNEVGYLTNVSLFDLEEKPQSLTIMGAGYIGLEIAMAYNRLGVKVRIIEFTDRPLRSQTKDITDVLEAQMKKEGIEILPNFRAFKFEKQGADTIIHCNCPDGTTTQIIEKGKIVVATGTKPNTSKLGLDKIKMNLSAVGHVLVNEKMETNISNIFAAGDVTQTPPFVYTAATEGSTAVSNAFSLSKTGIDYSSLPWVVFTDPQVAGAGMDEIVAEEAGLPFEVSKLDLSHVPRALAAQDTRGFIKLIRNTETDKLIGARVIAPEGGELIQQLSMAIKFGITVKDLAESFYPYLTLGEGIKLAAITFGKDVSKLSCCAS; this comes from the coding sequence ATGCAGAAAGAGATCACTTTGCCCATTCAGGGTATGACCTGTACCGGTTGTGCTACAGGCATCGAAAAAAAAGTAAAGCAATTAGAAGGAGTTATAGCATTAGATGTATCTTATCCTAAAGGCGAAGGAAAATTCATCTTTGATTCCAGCACCACATCTCAGCAAGATATTATTGATAACATAGAAATGTCTGGCCAATATAAAGCTAGTAACGGCCAACAGGTTTCAGATAAAAATAATTTTGACCTTATCATTGTTGGTGGAGGGTCAGCCGCATTTTCAGCAGCCATAAAAGCTGAAAGTTTAGGTCTTAAAACCCTTATGGTAAACGCGGGCTTGAATTTTGGCGGCACTTGTGTTAATGTAGGCTGTGTTCCTTCAAAAAACTTAATAAGAGCTGCCGAAACGGCATATCACGCAACCCATTCTAATTTTCAAGGGATCAGGCCTAAAGGTGTAGATATAGATTTTAGCCAGGTTATTAAAGATAAAAAAGACCTGGTAGCGGCCCTGCAGCAACAGAAATATATGGATGTGGTAAAAGATTTTAAGAACCTGGCCATGTTAACAGGATGGGCTGAGTTTGTGGATAAAGGTACCATTATTGTTGATGGGAAAGATACTTACACAGCCACAAACATTCTTATTGCGACCGGAGCTACCACCTACATCCCTAATATTGAAGGATTAAATGAGGTTGGCTATCTAACCAATGTATCCTTATTCGATTTAGAAGAAAAACCGCAAAGCCTGACCATTATGGGTGCGGGCTATATCGGGTTAGAAATTGCCATGGCATACAATAGATTGGGCGTAAAAGTGCGTATCATAGAATTCACCGACAGGCCTTTAAGAAGCCAGACCAAGGACATAACAGATGTGCTCGAAGCACAAATGAAGAAGGAAGGAATAGAAATCCTGCCTAATTTTCGAGCCTTTAAATTTGAAAAACAGGGAGCGGATACTATTATTCATTGTAACTGTCCCGACGGTACTACCACACAAATTATTGAAAAAGGCAAAATAGTGGTTGCCACAGGAACAAAACCTAATACTTCTAAACTAGGACTGGATAAGATCAAAATGAACCTTTCAGCGGTGGGACATGTTTTGGTGAACGAAAAGATGGAAACCAATATATCCAATATTTTTGCTGCCGGGGATGTTACCCAGACCCCTCCTTTTGTTTATACTGCAGCCACTGAAGGAAGTACTGCTGTAAGCAATGCGTTCTCACTTTCAAAAACCGGTATCGATTATTCTTCATTGCCTTGGGTAGTATTTACGGACCCTCAAGTTGCTGGGGCAGGTATGGACGAAATAGTAGCCGAAGAAGCCGGCCTTCCCTTCGAAGTGTCTAAATTAGACCTTAGCCATGTTCCCAGGGCTTTGGCCGCACAGGATACCAGAGGGTTTATTAAACTCATACGTAATACTGAAACCGATAAATTAATTGGCGCCAGAGTAATCGCACCCGAAGGAGGTGAATTGATACAACAATTAAGTATGGCCATAAAGTTTGGTATAACCGTAAAAGATTTGGCAGAAAGCTTTTATCCTTATTTAACCTTAGGAGAAGGGATAAAACTGGCAGCTATTACTTTTGGAAAGGATGTTTCTAAATTAAGCTGTTGTGCCAGCTAA
- a CDS encoding DUF2652 domain-containing protein produces MPANSMGVSRCIQLKKGIMPGLLLIPDITGFTKYINEADLQYSQITIALLLEAILKNNKLGLQVSEIEGDAILFYSFKKDYTVDEIIEQCFLMHRAFHHQLKQIIETDCSCGACTLLGELSLKFILHYGELGSVMINDFCKLYGKEVIIAHRLLKNDLALKEYILATEDFFTQYGTNYIRNLQFEKTSQVIDEVGIINYRFLKFY; encoded by the coding sequence GTGCCAGCTAATAGTATGGGAGTTTCACGATGTATTCAATTGAAGAAAGGGATCATGCCGGGATTATTGCTAATCCCGGATATTACTGGCTTTACTAAATATATTAACGAGGCAGATCTACAATACAGTCAGATTACTATCGCACTCTTGCTGGAGGCAATACTTAAAAACAACAAATTAGGGCTTCAGGTTTCAGAAATAGAAGGTGATGCCATACTGTTTTATAGTTTCAAAAAAGATTATACTGTAGATGAAATTATAGAACAATGTTTTTTAATGCATCGAGCGTTTCACCATCAATTAAAGCAAATAATTGAAACAGATTGTTCGTGTGGGGCATGTACGCTTTTAGGAGAGCTTAGTTTAAAGTTCATTCTCCATTATGGAGAATTGGGATCTGTTATGATCAATGATTTTTGCAAACTCTATGGTAAGGAAGTAATTATAGCCCATAGATTATTGAAAAATGATTTGGCACTCAAAGAGTATATCCTTGCTACGGAAGATTTCTTTACCCAGTACGGAACTAATTATATAAGAAATTTACAATTTGAAAAAACATCTCAGGTTATTGATGAAGTCGGGATTATAAATTATCGATTTCTAAAATTTTATTAA
- the merB gene encoding organomercurial lyase: MKKQEIIFDGHQFVNGFEKMLKEMNLPNSDKVYWELLKGRPLPRGRFSEVMDVPIDKAHQIIQQYGEVNKEGEIVGYLGLSLNKTVHQLNFDNKTLYAWCAMDSILLPRYLMHRWEIISIDPITDIPVKLSISDNLLEWTRPVPLFISWVEKADSCDIKSSFCRHSFFFGSEDAANKWLEKNPLGKISKVEDFFSNSSGFKCC, encoded by the coding sequence ATGAAGAAACAGGAAATAATATTTGACGGTCATCAATTTGTGAATGGTTTTGAAAAGATGCTCAAGGAAATGAACCTTCCCAATAGTGATAAAGTGTATTGGGAATTACTTAAGGGAAGACCCCTGCCTCGAGGTCGCTTTTCTGAAGTGATGGATGTCCCTATAGATAAAGCACATCAAATAATACAGCAATACGGAGAGGTCAATAAAGAAGGTGAAATTGTGGGTTATTTAGGACTTTCTTTAAATAAAACTGTACATCAACTAAACTTTGACAATAAAACTTTGTATGCCTGGTGTGCAATGGATAGTATTTTATTACCCCGGTATCTAATGCATAGATGGGAAATAATATCAATAGATCCTATAACCGACATTCCTGTAAAATTGTCTATTTCAGATAATCTTCTAGAATGGACCAGGCCTGTTCCCCTCTTTATTTCATGGGTCGAAAAGGCCGATAGTTGTGATATCAAATCAAGTTTCTGCCGGCACTCCTTCTTTTTTGGTTCAGAGGATGCCGCAAACAAATGGTTAGAAAAAAATCCATTAGGAAAAATTTCAAAAGTAGAAGATTTTTTTTCCAATTCTAGCGGGTTTAAATGTTGTTAA
- a CDS encoding dihydrolipoyl dehydrogenase family protein: MKKYDVFVIGSGMSGMTAANKCASKGLKVGITDELPYGGTCALRGCDPKKVIIGATEVRDFAERLKGNGIDTVPKVNWEDIMAFKQSFVDAMPPKIEKGYKNKDIDTYHTSAKFLSDNTLELGDEVIEADKFVIATGAKPRVLDFEGGNLALSSTDFLNLKKLPESLLFIGGGYIAFEFAHIAARAGADVTILHRGDHPLENFDHDIVQHLVNATRNLGIKLVLETEVSKIEKKEDHYVVTGKSNGKEATYKTDSVFNSAGRPPAIFDLDLEKAGISFSKKGIAVNEYLQSTSNANIYAAGDSADSRGLPLTPVAVMEGHVVASNIIKGNKKKVNYPPMPSVVFTLPTLASVGLTEAEAKSKQIEYQVNYNHAESWFNAKRLNVKEYAYKTIIDKENQTILGAHLIGPNTEETINLFAMAIKTKMKINELRTMIFTYPTLSSDIPHML; the protein is encoded by the coding sequence ATGAAAAAGTACGATGTATTTGTAATAGGTTCTGGTATGTCAGGTATGACCGCTGCCAATAAATGTGCCTCCAAAGGCCTTAAGGTAGGCATTACCGATGAACTTCCCTATGGTGGAACCTGTGCCCTAAGAGGCTGTGATCCCAAAAAGGTGATTATAGGCGCAACGGAAGTACGTGATTTTGCAGAAAGGCTTAAAGGAAATGGAATAGATACAGTGCCTAAAGTCAATTGGGAAGATATTATGGCATTTAAACAATCTTTTGTGGATGCCATGCCTCCTAAAATTGAAAAAGGATATAAGAATAAAGACATAGACACCTATCATACTTCAGCTAAATTTTTATCTGATAACACCTTAGAGTTAGGTGATGAAGTTATTGAAGCCGATAAATTTGTGATCGCAACCGGAGCAAAACCCCGGGTACTGGATTTTGAGGGTGGAAATTTGGCTCTTTCAAGTACAGATTTCCTTAACCTGAAAAAACTACCTGAATCGCTTTTATTTATTGGAGGTGGCTACATTGCCTTTGAATTTGCTCATATCGCTGCACGGGCTGGTGCCGATGTTACCATATTGCATCGTGGTGATCACCCATTAGAAAACTTTGATCATGACATTGTACAACATCTTGTGAATGCAACCCGAAACCTGGGAATTAAACTTGTTTTGGAAACTGAAGTCTCTAAAATTGAAAAGAAAGAAGATCATTATGTAGTTACAGGAAAATCAAATGGAAAAGAGGCCACTTATAAGACTGACTCTGTCTTTAACTCGGCCGGTCGTCCTCCCGCCATATTTGATTTAGATTTGGAAAAAGCAGGGATATCTTTTTCAAAAAAAGGAATTGCGGTAAATGAATACCTTCAAAGTACCTCTAACGCCAATATTTATGCAGCGGGAGATTCGGCAGATTCAAGAGGATTACCCCTTACCCCTGTTGCAGTAATGGAAGGGCATGTTGTGGCATCAAATATCATCAAAGGGAACAAGAAAAAAGTTAATTATCCACCAATGCCTTCCGTAGTTTTTACTTTGCCTACCCTGGCATCAGTAGGATTAACCGAAGCAGAAGCCAAATCAAAACAGATAGAATATCAGGTCAATTATAACCATGCGGAAAGCTGGTTCAATGCAAAAAGACTGAATGTTAAGGAATATGCCTACAAAACTATCATTGATAAAGAGAATCAGACTATTCTTGGCGCACATTTAATAGGACCTAACACGGAGGAAACCATCAATTTATTTGCCATGGCGATAAAGACCAAAATGAAAATCAATGAGTTAAGAACGATGATCTTTACGTATCCAACTTTGTCATCAGATATCCCTCATATGCTTTAA
- a CDS encoding GDCCVxC domain-containing (seleno)protein: MEIELVSTITCPGCGHTKEEEMPTTACQFFYQCDNCKHLLKPKEGDCCVYCSYGNVACPPIQEGTNCC; encoded by the coding sequence ATGGAAATAGAACTAGTTTCTACCATTACATGTCCTGGTTGCGGACACACAAAAGAAGAGGAAATGCCCACAACAGCCTGTCAGTTTTTTTACCAATGTGATAATTGCAAGCATTTATTAAAACCAAAAGAAGGTGATTGCTGTGTTTATTGTTCTTATGGTAATGTTGCCTGTCCACCCATTCAGGAAGGAACAAATTGCTGCTAA
- a CDS encoding metal-sensitive transcriptional regulator: MIPRDLSKDIKTRLQSISGQLNGLIKMLDENKDPEKILIQFKAAQKGLDKAHFLLLDEVYRKALAITISETVEACPGNCGNEERIEFIRKQFPDLELNSLTDKMKEIDELKRRLESYISENRSE, translated from the coding sequence ATGATTCCTAGAGATCTAAGTAAAGATATAAAAACTCGCTTGCAGAGCATCAGCGGCCAGCTTAACGGACTTATAAAAATGCTGGATGAAAATAAAGATCCAGAAAAGATTCTGATCCAGTTCAAAGCGGCGCAAAAAGGACTTGATAAGGCGCATTTTCTTCTTTTAGATGAAGTGTACCGCAAAGCGCTGGCGATCACAATTTCAGAAACTGTGGAAGCCTGTCCCGGTAATTGCGGTAATGAAGAGCGAATTGAATTTATTCGCAAACAATTTCCCGACCTTGAGCTTAACAGCCTTACCGATAAAATGAAGGAGATTGATGAACTTAAACGAAGGCTGGAATCTTACATTTCCGAAAATAGATCAGAGTAA
- a CDS encoding thioredoxin family protein, which produces MKRQIEIFTANCPVCDPVVKMVKELSCDSCEITTYNLVEQCEDKTCIDKVQEYGVKRIPAVAVDGKLLECCTNNGISKEKLIEAGIGKAS; this is translated from the coding sequence ATGAAAAGACAAATAGAAATATTTACGGCAAATTGTCCGGTTTGTGATCCGGTTGTAAAAATGGTGAAAGAGTTGTCCTGCGATAGTTGCGAGATTACCACCTATAACCTGGTGGAACAATGTGAGGATAAGACCTGTATAGACAAAGTGCAGGAGTACGGTGTAAAGAGAATTCCCGCGGTGGCGGTTGATGGAAAATTGCTTGAGTGCTGTACAAACAATGGTATAAGCAAAGAAAAACTTATCGAAGCAGGAATAGGAAAAGCCAGTTAG